Proteins encoded within one genomic window of Cytophagales bacterium:
- a CDS encoding FtsX-like permease family protein: MSDLSSQQLPPRWPLKILKAVIKSRFMEEIEGDMEERFHDNCDFLGYNKAKRLYYFDTLKLLRPKLLKGLGGDHQLNHFGMITNHLKVAIRQMNKQKVFSTVKIGGFALGIAACLLISLYVRHQISYDQHYKYGDRIFRVVNQWSQSGEVGYWTNVHGPLKGILEENIPEMELIARTVDWSWGDAGDNHIQVDGGIQSHYEEGFFYADPELLEILEMEMVYGDHTALFAPNTMVLSQRKASIYFPNENPVGKRIVLNNNHESTFTIAGVMEDLPENMHLKGDFILTMFERKDGPGTSGWCCTNYTMYTRLSEGANKELVEQKTGEVRKSLVIDLLKEDGQIHLEEQAMYQSYYFQPVTNIYLNPEEVGDFLSHGSEDLVWIFGIIAVVILLLACINFINLSTASSMSRAREVGLRKAVGSFRSGLMVQYLSESCLYSLFAVAAGMGLATLAMPVFNELTDLQLSLPWNAWWFVPGLFVVSLTLGVLSGIYPALILSGFSTVEALKGKASTGGKSFLQSGMVVFQFAVTVFLIITALALHKQFDFMMNKSLGYEKEQVINLLGLDTMEEEKKQTLKSELLRLPAVKNASLSDFLPVEGSSIHNRDFWMTSKGGNKDRYEAAMWFVDEDYISTLAMEIKVGRDFRKNEPGQSIIINERMATILNLDEPVGQRLTDMFENRYDIIGVVSDFYFEPITGIIRPLALSTGAPSATLSVKVAPQNMDATLMDIAAVWDQFNPNQTMRHRFMDQQFALWYKDIERAKSLFLVFTVLSLVIACSGLFALSLYLIGKKTKEISVRKVLGASLSRLLLILVGDFFKLVLLAIFIAIPVAWYFTEFMIEWMANRITLEWTLFATGAIIASAIAILTVSFEAIRASLVNPAKQLRQE; this comes from the coding sequence ATGTCCGACTTGTCCAGTCAGCAGTTACCACCTCGTTGGCCTTTGAAGATACTGAAGGCGGTGATCAAGTCGCGCTTTATGGAAGAGATAGAGGGCGACATGGAGGAGCGATTCCATGATAATTGCGACTTTTTGGGGTATAACAAAGCCAAAAGGCTATACTATTTCGACACATTAAAACTGCTCAGGCCTAAACTACTGAAAGGACTGGGCGGGGATCATCAATTAAATCATTTCGGTATGATCACCAATCATTTAAAAGTTGCCATCCGGCAAATGAACAAACAAAAAGTATTCAGTACAGTCAAAATTGGAGGATTTGCCCTGGGCATTGCAGCCTGCCTGCTCATTTCACTGTACGTCCGTCATCAGATCAGCTATGATCAGCATTACAAGTACGGAGACCGTATTTTTCGTGTCGTGAATCAATGGTCCCAATCCGGAGAAGTAGGTTACTGGACCAATGTACACGGTCCGCTAAAAGGTATCCTTGAAGAGAACATTCCTGAGATGGAATTGATCGCGAGAACTGTAGATTGGTCCTGGGGAGATGCCGGAGACAATCACATACAGGTAGATGGCGGTATCCAAAGTCATTACGAAGAAGGTTTTTTCTATGCAGATCCTGAATTGCTGGAAATCCTTGAAATGGAGATGGTTTACGGAGATCATACAGCCCTTTTTGCTCCCAATACAATGGTCCTTTCCCAACGCAAAGCATCGATCTATTTCCCCAATGAGAACCCTGTGGGCAAGCGGATTGTGCTAAATAATAACCATGAGAGCACGTTCACCATAGCCGGTGTAATGGAGGACCTACCTGAAAACATGCACCTGAAAGGCGATTTCATCCTCACGATGTTTGAGCGAAAAGACGGTCCGGGAACCAGCGGCTGGTGCTGTACGAACTATACGATGTACACCAGGCTTTCGGAAGGTGCAAACAAAGAGCTGGTCGAGCAAAAGACCGGAGAAGTCCGCAAGAGTCTGGTCATTGATCTGTTGAAAGAAGATGGTCAGATTCATCTGGAAGAACAGGCCATGTATCAATCCTATTATTTCCAACCAGTCACCAACATCTATTTGAATCCTGAAGAAGTGGGCGATTTCCTGAGTCATGGTTCAGAGGACCTGGTATGGATCTTTGGGATCATCGCAGTGGTCATCCTGTTGTTGGCGTGCATCAACTTCATCAATCTGTCTACGGCAAGTTCCATGAGTCGGGCCCGTGAAGTAGGTCTGAGAAAAGCAGTAGGATCGTTTCGGTCCGGATTAATGGTGCAATACCTTTCAGAGTCTTGTTTGTACAGTTTGTTTGCGGTGGCGGCTGGTATGGGTTTGGCGACGCTCGCCATGCCTGTCTTCAATGAATTAACAGATCTGCAACTTAGCTTGCCATGGAATGCCTGGTGGTTTGTTCCGGGACTTTTCGTGGTTTCTTTGACCTTAGGAGTGCTTTCAGGGATTTATCCAGCGCTGATCCTGTCAGGATTCAGTACCGTCGAGGCATTAAAAGGGAAAGCCAGTACAGGAGGGAAGTCGTTCCTTCAAAGTGGCATGGTTGTCTTTCAATTTGCTGTGACGGTGTTTCTGATCATCACGGCCCTGGCGTTACACAAGCAGTTTGACTTCATGATGAACAAATCCCTCGGATACGAAAAAGAGCAGGTGATCAACCTGCTTGGCCTGGACACGATGGAGGAGGAAAAGAAGCAAACACTGAAGTCGGAACTGCTACGTTTGCCAGCCGTGAAAAATGCGTCTTTGAGTGATTTCTTGCCTGTGGAAGGGAGTTCTATTCATAATCGTGACTTCTGGATGACATCAAAAGGCGGGAACAAAGACCGCTATGAGGCGGCCATGTGGTTTGTGGACGAAGATTATATTTCGACATTGGCAATGGAAATAAAAGTCGGACGTGATTTTCGCAAAAACGAACCAGGACAGTCCATCATCATCAATGAACGAATGGCCACTATCTTGAACCTGGATGAACCCGTTGGGCAGCGACTGACTGACATGTTTGAGAACCGCTACGACATCATTGGGGTGGTCAGTGATTTCTACTTTGAACCCATTACCGGGATCATTCGCCCACTGGCCTTGTCTACAGGTGCTCCATCTGCCACGCTTTCGGTTAAAGTAGCGCCTCAAAACATGGACGCCACGTTAATGGACATTGCAGCGGTTTGGGACCAGTTCAATCCGAATCAGACCATGCGCCACCGTTTCATGGACCAGCAGTTTGCCTTGTGGTACAAAGACATTGAACGTGCCAAAAGCCTGTTCCTGGTATTCACCGTCCTTTCATTGGTCATTGCCTGTTCTGGCTTGTTTGCCTTATCCCTCTACCTGATTGGGAAGAAGACCAAGGAGATCAGTGTCCGAAAAGTATTGGGAGCCAGTCTGTCGAGATTACTGCTCATTCTGGTAGGTGACTTCTTCAAGTTGGTCTTGTTGGCGATCTTCATTGCGATCCCTGTAGCCTGGTACTTTACCGAATTCATGATCGAGTGGATGGCCAATCGAATCACCTTAGAATGGACCCTATTTGCTACCGGTGCAATCATCGCCAGTGCGATTGCCATCCTTACTGTAAGCTTCGAAGCGATTCGAGCCAGTTTGGTCAACCCCGCGAAGCAGTTACGGCAGGAGTGA
- a CDS encoding ankyrin repeat domain-containing protein, with product MKRSTFIKKGLLAGGAVFTTSQFLAQEGRPLFTKDDIYNFVAAAHNDLDKVMEQYEKQPLILNCANQIRRGDFETAMGGAAHMGRKDIADFLLSKGARMDLFSYAFYGHADFIKQQIEAFPQLLHSPGPHGFTLLHHAKVGGHEDLMDWIKDKGLTETFVKGVFG from the coding sequence ATGAAACGATCTACATTCATCAAGAAAGGATTACTGGCCGGTGGGGCCGTGTTTACCACAAGTCAGTTCCTTGCTCAGGAAGGGCGCCCACTATTCACCAAAGACGACATTTATAATTTCGTGGCAGCAGCCCACAATGACCTGGACAAGGTAATGGAACAGTACGAAAAGCAACCCCTGATCCTGAATTGTGCCAATCAAATAAGACGAGGAGATTTTGAAACGGCCATGGGTGGTGCTGCACACATGGGCAGGAAAGACATTGCTGATTTTCTTCTGTCCAAAGGAGCCCGCATGGATCTCTTCAGCTATGCCTTCTATGGCCACGCAGACTTTATCAAACAGCAAATCGAAGCGTTCCCACAATTATTGCATAGTCCTGGACCACACGGGTTCACATTGCTGCATCACGCCAAGGTAGGTGGACATGAAGACCTTATGGATTGGATCAAAGACAAAGGCCTTACTGAAACCTTTGTGAAAGGGGTATTTGGGTAA
- a CDS encoding SRPBCC family protein yields the protein MNQTIHAQKASNKHFWHSVTTSASGEAIWEIWTDVDQWKSWDSGLQDASIEGPFELNAKGMILSLEGRKSKFQVVAFEPGRSYTFKTNLPLGGLYVKRILAVETGKTTFTHEVWFKGLTGGLFAKSFGPKFREMLPKVMEKIKDLAEQP from the coding sequence ATGAATCAAACAATACACGCACAGAAAGCTTCCAATAAACACTTCTGGCACTCGGTAACTACATCCGCTTCTGGTGAAGCCATCTGGGAGATCTGGACGGATGTCGACCAATGGAAAAGCTGGGATTCCGGCCTTCAGGATGCTTCGATAGAAGGGCCTTTCGAGTTGAATGCGAAAGGAATGATCCTTTCTTTGGAAGGAAGAAAGTCCAAATTTCAGGTAGTTGCCTTCGAGCCCGGGAGATCTTATACATTCAAAACGAACTTACCGCTGGGTGGTTTGTACGTCAAACGAATACTAGCTGTAGAAACAGGAAAAACCACTTTTACACATGAAGTCTGGTTCAAGGGATTGACCGGGGGATTATTTGCCAAATCCTTTGGTCCGAAATTCAGGGAGATGTTACCAAAGGTGATGGAAAAGATCAAGGACCTGGCAGAACAACCTTGA
- a CDS encoding Crp/Fnr family transcriptional regulator produces the protein MHPFHSFISNYVSISNADWQVIASKLEKVEYKRGEMILEQGQVCRKLYFLEEGFLRYFIYKSNGEDATKFFTKAPYCFTSQQSFANNLITRDNIEMLEDAVVWEMKKSDAFELLELPFWNEFVRKLVQEVQYFTEEILQDLQNYTAEERYFHMLEVQDVIIQKSPLKHVASYLGIAPQSLSRIRKNYYLQNRS, from the coding sequence TTGCATCCCTTCCATTCCTTTATCTCTAATTACGTTTCTATTTCCAACGCTGACTGGCAAGTCATAGCGTCGAAATTGGAGAAAGTTGAATACAAACGTGGCGAGATGATCCTGGAACAAGGGCAGGTTTGTAGAAAATTGTACTTTCTTGAAGAGGGCTTTCTGCGTTACTTTATTTACAAGTCCAACGGAGAAGATGCAACCAAATTCTTTACAAAGGCTCCCTATTGTTTTACTTCTCAGCAAAGCTTTGCCAATAACCTGATCACCAGGGACAATATTGAGATGCTGGAAGATGCAGTAGTTTGGGAGATGAAAAAGTCCGATGCTTTTGAACTATTAGAATTACCATTCTGGAACGAATTTGTCAGAAAACTGGTACAAGAGGTGCAGTATTTCACGGAAGAGATCTTACAGGACCTTCAAAACTACACCGCGGAAGAACGGTATTTTCATATGTTGGAAGTGCAAGACGTAATCATCCAAAAATCTCCCCTCAAGCATGTGGCCAGTTATTTGGGTATTGCCCCGCAATCACTAAGCAGAATTCGAAAGAATTATTACCTCCAAAACCGAAGTTAA
- a CDS encoding LytTR family DNA-binding domain-containing protein → MSAIPLLDNQNLDQRKLFRYSVVYLFLTAIILMIQNYIRYGGHSSYDPGIGGTYLMVSVLGFIPVVLLVHKSLDWFSNWKVNHYWTFAAILGLLIIVVFFILSNIILHVFGYFEGWVDMKYASWYFGKEALIHGLLLAGNFFFLQERKDDQQKVISANHGRKEITIKADLIEWIEADDHYLKIHLADQSLIKRTTLEKMADELQPDFVRIHRKYLVNKQEIIGKEKSGRDEYVVMKTGTKVKVGRSYQPLEVLKNT, encoded by the coding sequence ATGTCCGCTATTCCCCTACTCGACAACCAAAACCTGGACCAACGAAAACTATTTCGGTATTCCGTGGTATACCTGTTTCTGACCGCCATCATACTCATGATCCAGAATTACATACGGTATGGCGGACACAGCAGCTACGACCCAGGCATCGGAGGGACTTATTTAATGGTCTCTGTATTGGGATTTATTCCGGTCGTTCTATTGGTTCACAAAAGCCTCGATTGGTTCTCGAATTGGAAAGTCAATCATTACTGGACATTCGCTGCGATTTTGGGATTGCTCATCATAGTGGTCTTTTTCATCCTCTCCAATATCATCCTACATGTCTTCGGATATTTCGAGGGTTGGGTGGATATGAAATACGCCAGCTGGTACTTTGGAAAAGAAGCCCTGATCCATGGGTTGCTGCTTGCCGGGAATTTCTTCTTCCTCCAAGAACGCAAGGACGACCAACAAAAAGTGATCTCCGCCAACCATGGCCGGAAAGAAATCACCATCAAAGCCGACCTGATCGAATGGATCGAAGCTGATGACCATTACCTGAAAATCCACCTGGCCGATCAGTCCCTGATCAAGCGCACCACCCTGGAGAAAATGGCCGATGAACTACAACCCGATTTTGTCCGGATCCACCGCAAATACCTGGTCAACAAGCAGGAGATCATCGGTAAGGAAAAGTCCGGACGCGATGAATATGTGGTCATGAAAACCGGCACTAAGGTCAAAGTAGGCCGGTCATATCAGCCGTTGGAGGTGCTCAAAAACACCTGA
- a CDS encoding PadR family transcriptional regulator: MKKTRLGEFQELILMTVIVLQDQAYGNEIQRDLEERLNERLSMGAIQTALKRMEEKGFLTSSWGEASQRRGGKRKRIYAATPEAYQTLQEMKDIRSQLWSAMPNFGTNPS, encoded by the coding sequence ATGAAGAAGACGCGACTCGGTGAATTTCAGGAGTTGATCCTGATGACCGTAATTGTATTACAGGACCAGGCCTATGGTAATGAGATCCAGCGAGACCTGGAGGAACGTCTCAATGAACGCCTGAGCATGGGAGCGATACAAACGGCTTTGAAAAGAATGGAGGAAAAAGGATTTCTGACTTCTAGTTGGGGGGAAGCCAGTCAACGAAGAGGAGGGAAACGGAAACGCATTTATGCAGCCACTCCAGAGGCTTATCAAACCCTTCAGGAAATGAAGGACATCCGATCGCAATTGTGGTCTGCCATGCCCAACTTCGGTACCAACCCTTCCTGA